One segment of Pseudomonas sp. FP2196 DNA contains the following:
- the garD gene encoding galactarate dehydratase — protein sequence MQLIEHSDSPRYIRLHERDNVVVVVNDQGVPAGTEFADGLVTLDFVPQSHKVTLEDIPEGGPVIRYGQIIGYALQPIRRGSWVKEDQLRMPTAPPLDSLPLSTEVPDAQAPLEGFTFEGYRNADGTVGTRNILGITTTVQCVTGVLDHAVKRIKEELLPKYPHVDDVVALTHSYGCGVAITATDAYIPIRTVRNLARNPNLGGEALVIGLGCEKLQAGQVMHEDDASVDLSEPWLYRLQDSSHGFTEMIEQIMALAEVRLKKLDQRRRETVPASELILGMQCGGSDAFSGITANPALGYASDLLLRAGATVMFSEVTEVRDAIYLLTSRAKTKAVAEELVREMDWYDRYLAKGEADRSANTTPGNKKGGLSNIVEKSLGSIVKSGSSAINGVLGPGERFKQKGLNFCATPASDFVCGTLQLAAGMNLHVFTTGRGTPYGLAMAPVVKVSTRTELAQRWPDLIDIDAGRIATGRATIEELGWELFHYYLDVASGKQQTWAEKHKLHNDITLFNPAPIT from the coding sequence ATGCAGTTGATTGAACATTCCGACTCGCCGCGCTACATCCGCCTGCACGAGCGGGACAACGTAGTGGTAGTGGTCAACGACCAGGGCGTACCGGCCGGCACCGAATTCGCCGATGGCCTGGTGACGCTGGATTTCGTACCGCAGAGCCATAAGGTCACCCTCGAGGACATTCCCGAGGGCGGCCCGGTTATTCGTTACGGCCAGATCATCGGTTATGCCTTGCAGCCGATCCGCCGTGGCAGTTGGGTCAAGGAAGATCAACTGCGCATGCCGACCGCGCCGCCGCTGGACAGCCTGCCGCTGTCCACCGAGGTGCCGGACGCCCAGGCGCCACTGGAAGGCTTCACCTTCGAGGGGTACCGCAACGCCGACGGCACTGTCGGCACGCGCAATATCCTCGGCATCACCACCACCGTGCAATGCGTGACTGGCGTGCTCGATCACGCGGTGAAACGCATCAAGGAAGAACTGCTGCCGAAGTACCCGCACGTCGATGACGTCGTGGCGCTGACCCACAGTTACGGCTGCGGCGTGGCGATCACCGCCACCGATGCCTACATCCCGATTCGCACTGTGCGCAATCTGGCACGCAACCCGAACCTGGGTGGCGAGGCGTTGGTGATCGGTCTGGGTTGCGAGAAATTGCAGGCCGGGCAGGTGATGCACGAGGACGATGCTTCGGTGGATCTCAGCGAGCCGTGGCTGTATCGCTTGCAGGATTCCAGTCACGGTTTCACCGAGATGATCGAGCAGATCATGGCGTTGGCTGAAGTCCGTTTGAAGAAGCTTGATCAGCGCCGCCGCGAAACCGTGCCGGCGTCCGAGCTGATCCTCGGCATGCAGTGCGGCGGCAGCGACGCGTTCTCCGGCATCACCGCCAACCCGGCGCTGGGCTATGCCTCGGACTTGCTGCTGCGCGCGGGGGCGACGGTGATGTTTTCCGAAGTCACTGAAGTGCGTGATGCGATCTATCTACTCACCTCTCGTGCCAAGACCAAGGCTGTTGCCGAAGAACTGGTGCGCGAGATGGACTGGTATGACCGCTATCTGGCCAAGGGCGAAGCGGATCGCAGCGCCAACACCACGCCGGGCAACAAGAAGGGCGGGTTGTCGAACATTGTCGAGAAGTCGCTGGGTTCGATCGTCAAGTCCGGCAGCAGCGCGATCAACGGCGTGCTTGGCCCGGGCGAGCGCTTCAAGCAGAAGGGGCTGAATTTCTGTGCGACCCCGGCCAGTGATTTTGTCTGTGGTACGTTGCAACTGGCGGCAGGGATGAACCTGCATGTGTTCACCACCGGGCGCGGCACGCCGTATGGCTTGGCAATGGCGCCGGTGGTGAAGGTCTCGACGCGTACTGAGCTGGCGCAGCGTTGGCCTGATTTGATCGACATCGACGCCGGGCGGATTGCCACCGGGCGCGCGACGATCGAGGAGTTGGGTTGGGAGTTGTTCCACTACTACCTGGACGTGGCGAGCGGCAAGCAGCAGACCTGGGCGGAGAAGCACAAGCTGCATAACGACATTACGTTGTTCAATCCGGCGCCGATTACCTGA
- a CDS encoding AEC family transporter: MLAIFLETLNITAPVFAMLFLGVLLKRIDWINDNFIHTASSLVFNVTMPALLFLGILHADLHAALQPALLIYFSIATLVSFAVAWGWAIFRCPREDRGIYTQGAFRGNNGVIGLALAASMYGDYGISLGAILAALVILFYNTLSTIVLAVYSPVIKSDPWSICKSVFSNPLIISVIAAAPFAYFKIGLPGWLETSGQYLAQTTLPLALICIGGTLSLAALRKSGNMALSSSLVKMVGLPVLATFGAWLCGFRGAELGILFLYFGSPTAAASFVMARAAQGNHELAAAIIVLTTLMAAITTNVGIFVLQWGGWI; encoded by the coding sequence ATGCTGGCAATCTTCCTCGAAACCCTGAACATCACCGCGCCGGTGTTTGCCATGCTGTTTCTCGGTGTGTTGCTCAAGCGCATCGACTGGATCAACGACAACTTCATCCACACGGCTTCGTCTCTGGTGTTCAACGTCACCATGCCGGCGTTGCTGTTCCTCGGCATCCTGCATGCCGACCTGCACGCCGCGTTGCAACCGGCACTGCTGATCTATTTCTCCATTGCCACGCTGGTGAGTTTTGCCGTGGCCTGGGGCTGGGCGATTTTCAGATGCCCGCGTGAAGATCGCGGCATCTATACCCAAGGCGCGTTTCGCGGCAACAACGGGGTGATCGGCCTGGCGCTGGCGGCGAGCATGTACGGCGACTACGGGATTTCCCTCGGGGCGATTCTCGCGGCGCTGGTGATCCTGTTTTACAACACGCTGTCGACCATCGTGCTGGCGGTGTACAGCCCGGTGATCAAGTCCGATCCGTGGAGCATCTGCAAAAGCGTGTTCAGCAATCCGCTGATCATCAGCGTGATCGCGGCGGCGCCGTTTGCCTATTTCAAGATCGGTCTGCCGGGGTGGCTGGAAACCTCCGGCCAGTATCTGGCGCAGACCACTTTGCCGCTGGCGCTGATCTGCATCGGCGGCACCTTGTCGCTGGCGGCGTTGCGCAAGAGCGGCAACATGGCGCTCAGTTCCAGCCTGGTGAAAATGGTCGGCCTGCCGGTGCTGGCGACGTTCGGCGCATGGCTATGCGGTTTTCGCGGGGCTGAACTGGGGATTCTGTTTCTGTACTTCGGCAGCCCGACGGCGGCAGCCAGTTTTGTCATGGCCCGGGCGGCACAGGGCAATCACGAGCTGGCGGCGGCAATTATCGTGTTGACCACGTTGATGGCGGCGATCACCACCAATGTCGGGATTTTCGTTTTGCAGTGGGGTGGGTGGATTTAA
- the kdgD gene encoding 5-dehydro-4-deoxyglucarate dehydratase, translating to MNPQELKSILSAGLLSFPVTDFNAQGDFNRAGYIKRLEWLAPYGASALFAAGGTGEFFSLAASEYSEIIKTAVDTCETSVPILAGVGGSTRQAIEYAQEAERLGAKGLLLLPHYLTEASQDGVAAHVEAVCKSVKIGVVVYNRNVCRLTAPLLERLAERCPNLIGYKDGLGDIELMVSIRRRLGDRFSYLGGLPTAEVYAAAYKALGVPVYSSAVFNFIPKTAMDFYHAIAREDHATVGKIIDDFFLPYLDIRNRKAGYAVSIVKAGAKIAGYDAGPVRAPLTDLTGEEYEMLAALIDKQGAQ from the coding sequence ATGAATCCACAAGAACTGAAGTCCATCCTCTCCGCCGGCCTGCTGTCCTTCCCGGTTACCGATTTCAACGCGCAGGGCGATTTCAACCGCGCGGGCTACATCAAACGTCTGGAATGGCTGGCCCCGTATGGCGCTTCAGCATTGTTCGCAGCAGGCGGCACCGGTGAATTCTTCTCCCTGGCCGCCAGCGAATATTCGGAAATCATCAAAACTGCCGTCGACACCTGCGAAACCAGCGTACCGATCCTCGCCGGTGTCGGTGGTTCGACCCGTCAGGCCATCGAATACGCACAGGAAGCCGAGCGTCTGGGCGCCAAAGGCCTGTTGCTGCTGCCGCACTACCTGACTGAAGCCAGCCAGGACGGCGTTGCCGCTCACGTTGAAGCGGTGTGCAAATCGGTCAAAATCGGCGTGGTCGTCTACAACCGTAACGTCTGCCGCCTGACCGCGCCGCTGCTGGAACGTCTGGCCGAGCGTTGCCCGAACCTGATCGGTTACAAGGATGGTCTGGGCGATATCGAGTTGATGGTGTCGATCCGTCGCCGCCTCGGTGATCGCTTCAGCTACCTGGGTGGTCTGCCGACCGCCGAAGTCTACGCCGCTGCCTACAAGGCGCTGGGCGTGCCGGTCTACTCCTCGGCAGTGTTCAACTTCATTCCGAAAACCGCGATGGATTTCTATCACGCGATTGCCCGCGAAGATCACGCCACCGTCGGCAAGATCATCGACGACTTCTTCCTGCCGTACCTGGACATCCGCAACCGCAAGGCCGGTTACGCCGTGAGCATCGTCAAGGCAGGTGCAAAAATCGCCGGCTATGACGCAGGCCCGGTGCGTGCACCGCTGACCGACCTGACCGGCGAAGAGTACGAAATGCTCGCCGCGCTGATCGACAAGCAAGGTGCGCAGTAA
- a CDS encoding aldehyde dehydrogenase family protein: MANAKRYDNYINGEWVAGADYSANINPSELSDTIGDYAKADLTQVNAAIDAARAAFPAWSTSGIQARHDSLDKVGTEILARREELGTLLAREEGKTLPEAIGEVTRAGNIFKFFAGECLRLSGDYVPSVRPGVNVEVTREALGVVGLITPWNFPIAIPSWKIAPALAYGNCVVLKPADLVPGCAWALAEIISRAGFPAGVFNLVMGSGRVVGEALVNSPKIDGISFTGSVGVGRQIAVNCVSRQAKVQLEMGGKNPQIILDDADLKQAVELSVQSAFYSTGQRCTASSRLIVTAGIHDKFVEAMAERMKSIKVGHALKSGTDIGPVVSQAQLEQDMKYIDIGQSEGARLVSGGGLVTCDTEGYFLAPTLFADSEASMRISREEIFGPVANIVRVADYDAALAMANDTEFGLSAGIATTSLKYANHFKRHSQAGMVMVNLPTAGVDYHVPFGGRKGSSYGSREQGRYAQEFYTVVKTSYIGS, from the coding sequence GTGGCAAATGCAAAACGTTACGACAACTACATCAACGGTGAATGGGTCGCCGGTGCCGATTACTCGGCCAACATCAACCCGTCCGAGTTGAGCGACACCATTGGTGACTACGCCAAGGCTGACCTGACTCAGGTTAACGCCGCCATCGACGCTGCCCGCGCAGCGTTCCCGGCGTGGTCGACTTCGGGCATTCAGGCCCGTCACGATTCGCTGGATAAAGTCGGCACGGAAATCCTCGCCCGCCGCGAAGAACTCGGCACTTTGCTGGCTCGCGAAGAGGGCAAGACCCTGCCCGAAGCCATCGGCGAAGTGACCCGCGCCGGCAACATTTTCAAATTCTTCGCCGGTGAATGCCTGCGCCTGTCCGGCGACTACGTGCCGTCGGTGCGTCCAGGCGTCAACGTTGAAGTGACCCGCGAAGCGCTCGGCGTGGTCGGTCTGATCACTCCGTGGAATTTCCCGATTGCCATTCCATCGTGGAAAATCGCCCCGGCCCTGGCCTACGGCAACTGCGTGGTATTGAAACCTGCCGATCTGGTACCGGGTTGCGCCTGGGCCCTGGCCGAAATCATCTCCCGCGCAGGCTTCCCGGCCGGTGTGTTCAACCTGGTGATGGGCAGCGGTCGTGTGGTGGGTGAAGCACTGGTCAACAGCCCGAAAATCGATGGCATCAGCTTCACCGGTTCGGTCGGCGTCGGTCGGCAGATCGCGGTCAACTGTGTGTCGCGTCAGGCCAAGGTTCAGCTGGAAATGGGCGGCAAGAACCCGCAGATCATTCTCGACGACGCCGACCTCAAGCAAGCAGTCGAACTGTCGGTGCAGAGCGCGTTCTACTCCACCGGTCAGCGTTGCACCGCGTCGAGCCGCTTGATCGTTACCGCCGGGATTCACGACAAGTTCGTTGAAGCCATGGCCGAGCGCATGAAGTCGATCAAGGTCGGCCACGCGCTGAAATCCGGCACCGACATCGGCCCGGTGGTTTCGCAAGCGCAGCTTGAGCAAGACATGAAGTACATCGATATCGGCCAGTCCGAAGGTGCGCGTCTGGTCAGCGGCGGTGGTCTGGTGACTTGTGACACCGAGGGCTACTTCCTCGCGCCGACCCTGTTTGCCGACAGCGAAGCCTCGATGAGGATCAGCCGCGAAGAGATTTTCGGCCCGGTGGCGAACATCGTCCGCGTCGCCGATTACGACGCCGCACTGGCCATGGCCAACGACACCGAATTCGGTTTGTCGGCGGGCATTGCCACCACGTCGCTGAAGTACGCCAACCACTTCAAGCGCCACTCCCAGGCCGGGATGGTGATGGTCAACCTGCCGACCGCGGGCGTGGATTACCACGTTCCATTCGGTGGCCGTAAGGGTTCATCCTATGGATCACGTGAGCAAGGCCGCTATGCGCAAGAGTTCTACACCGTGGTGAAAACCAGTTACATCGGTTCCTGA
- a CDS encoding septal ring lytic transglycosylase RlpA family protein codes for MKHLLGACALLSLLAGCASTDTIDPHGYDQTGVASYYGAKHHGKRTASGEAFNQHGLTAAHRQLPFGTRVKVTNLKNDESVVVRINDRGPHTRGRLIDLSREAANQIGMLRAGTARVRIQALD; via the coding sequence ATGAAACACCTGCTAGGCGCCTGCGCCCTGCTCTCCTTACTCGCCGGTTGCGCCAGCACTGACACCATCGACCCGCACGGTTACGACCAGACCGGCGTCGCCTCCTATTACGGAGCCAAACACCACGGTAAACGCACCGCCAGCGGCGAAGCGTTCAACCAGCATGGCCTGACCGCCGCCCATCGCCAGTTGCCGTTCGGCACCCGGGTAAAGGTCACCAATCTGAAGAATGACGAATCCGTCGTGGTGCGTATCAACGACCGCGGCCCCCATACCCGTGGCCGACTGATCGACCTGTCCCGCGAGGCCGCAAACCAGATCGGCATGCTGCGCGCCGGTACTGCGCGGGTTCGCATTCAGGCCCTCGACTGA
- a CDS encoding carboxymuconolactone decarboxylase family protein translates to MTESKKSGVEVRRQVMGDAFVDRALGNATEFTQPLQDFVNEHAWGGVWNREGLPLKTRSLITLAALTALKCPQELKGHVRGALNNGCTVDEIREALLHCAVYAGVPAAIDAFRAAQEVIDTYQKS, encoded by the coding sequence ATGACCGAATCGAAGAAGTCCGGGGTTGAAGTCCGCCGCCAGGTAATGGGCGATGCGTTTGTTGATCGGGCGCTGGGCAACGCCACGGAATTCACCCAGCCGCTGCAGGATTTCGTCAATGAGCATGCCTGGGGTGGCGTATGGAATCGTGAAGGCCTGCCACTGAAAACCCGCAGCCTGATCACCCTTGCCGCGCTGACGGCTTTGAAGTGCCCGCAAGAGTTGAAAGGTCATGTGCGTGGCGCGCTGAACAACGGTTGCACGGTGGATGAGATTCGTGAGGCGCTGCTGCATTGCGCGGTGTATGCCGGTGTGCCGGCGGCGATCGATGCGTTTCGGGCGGCACAGGAAGTGATCGATACCTACCAGAAAAGCTAA
- a CDS encoding calcium/sodium antiporter, producing the protein MIELLAGLCLLIFGAELMVRAAVRLAARLNVRPLIIGLTIVALGSSAPQMAVSLQAALAHNPDIAVGSVVGSSIFNILVTLGLSALIIPLRVSRQLVRLDIPLMIGACLLVFVLAWNEEIGRIDGILLLGALALYLGLLLRQSRHSTRPHSEHSEATQTSWIGCSLMIIVGLAMLVFAGHLLLGAAVVVATDLGFSERVIGLTVVAVGTSLPELATSLIAALRGQRDIAVGNVIGANLFNLLGVLGITALIAPTPLSVSPNALDFDLPVMLGVAALCLPVFYPGYRVTRAEGLLLLGLYLAYGLHVVSFTTGMPLAGKLERLMLFYVLPTLLTFLLITSVIAWRRQHHKKDMP; encoded by the coding sequence GTGATCGAATTGCTCGCCGGGCTATGCCTGCTGATCTTCGGTGCCGAACTGATGGTGCGCGCAGCGGTGCGCCTCGCCGCGCGACTGAATGTACGGCCACTGATCATCGGCCTGACCATCGTCGCCCTCGGCAGCAGCGCCCCGCAGATGGCGGTGAGTCTGCAAGCCGCACTGGCGCACAATCCCGACATCGCAGTCGGTAGCGTGGTCGGCAGCAGCATTTTCAACATCCTCGTGACGCTCGGTTTGTCGGCGCTGATCATTCCGCTGCGCGTGTCGCGGCAACTGGTGCGCCTCGATATTCCGCTGATGATCGGTGCCTGCCTGTTGGTGTTCGTTCTGGCGTGGAACGAGGAAATCGGTCGCATCGACGGCATCCTCTTACTGGGCGCACTGGCGCTATACCTTGGTTTGCTGCTGCGCCAGTCACGGCATTCGACACGACCGCACTCGGAACACTCCGAAGCAACGCAGACGTCCTGGATCGGCTGCTCGCTGATGATCATCGTCGGTCTGGCGATGTTGGTGTTCGCCGGGCATCTGCTGTTGGGTGCCGCCGTTGTAGTGGCGACCGATCTTGGATTTTCCGAACGCGTCATCGGCCTGACCGTGGTCGCCGTGGGCACCTCGCTGCCGGAACTCGCTACGTCGCTGATTGCTGCGTTGCGCGGGCAACGGGACATTGCGGTGGGCAACGTGATCGGCGCCAACCTGTTCAATCTGCTCGGTGTACTCGGCATCACCGCGTTGATCGCGCCGACACCACTCTCGGTCTCGCCCAATGCGCTGGATTTCGATCTGCCGGTGATGCTCGGTGTCGCAGCGTTGTGTCTGCCGGTGTTCTACCCCGGCTACCGCGTGACCCGCGCCGAAGGTCTGCTGCTGCTTGGTTTGTATCTGGCGTACGGGCTGCATGTGGTGTCGTTCACCACCGGCATGCCGCTGGCCGGCAAGCTAGAGCGGCTGATGTTGTTTTACGTCTTGCCGACGCTGCTGACGTTTTTGCTGATCACGTCAGTCATCGCCTGGCGCCGCCAACACCACAAAAAGGATATGCCATGA
- a CDS encoding MFS transporter, whose product MQSTQKPTHVRYLILLMLFLVTTINYADRATIAIAGSSLQKDLGIDAVTLGYIFSAFGWAYVAGQIPGGWLLDRFGSKKVYALSIFTWSLFTVLQGFVGEFGMSTAIVALFMLRFLVGLAEAPSFPGNARIVAAWFPTAERGTASAIFNSAQYFATVLFAPLMGWIVYSFGWEHVFIVMGILGIVFSLVWLKVIYSPREHPRINDAEFKHIADNGGMVDMDQKGKKSDGPKWDYIRQLLTNRMMLGVYLGQYCINGITYFFLTWFPVYLVQERGMTILKAGFIASLPAICGFIGGVLGGVISDYLLRKGHSLTFARKAPIIAGLLVSSSIVACNYVDVEWMVVGFMALAFFGKGVGALGWAVVSDTSPKQIAGLSGGLFNTFGNIASITTPIVIGYIISSTGSFKWALVFVGANALVAVFSYLVIVGPIKRVVLKEPPTQGGNEATGKLSQAHS is encoded by the coding sequence ATGCAATCGACTCAAAAGCCGACTCACGTCCGCTATTTGATCCTGCTCATGCTGTTTCTGGTGACCACGATCAACTACGCCGACCGCGCCACCATCGCGATCGCCGGTTCCAGCCTGCAAAAAGACCTCGGTATCGACGCGGTCACCCTCGGGTACATCTTCTCCGCATTCGGTTGGGCCTACGTTGCCGGGCAAATCCCCGGTGGCTGGCTGCTCGATCGCTTCGGTTCGAAAAAAGTCTATGCCCTGAGCATTTTCACCTGGTCGCTGTTCACCGTGCTGCAAGGCTTTGTCGGTGAATTCGGCATGTCCACGGCGATTGTTGCGTTGTTCATGCTGCGCTTCCTCGTCGGCCTGGCTGAAGCGCCGTCCTTCCCTGGCAACGCGCGCATTGTCGCGGCGTGGTTTCCGACCGCCGAACGCGGCACAGCCTCGGCAATCTTCAACTCGGCGCAATACTTTGCCACCGTGTTGTTTGCACCGCTGATGGGCTGGATCGTGTATTCCTTCGGCTGGGAGCACGTGTTCATCGTCATGGGTATCCTCGGCATCGTGTTCTCGCTGGTCTGGTTGAAAGTGATCTACAGCCCGCGTGAACATCCACGCATCAACGACGCCGAGTTCAAGCACATCGCCGACAACGGCGGTATGGTCGACATGGATCAGAAGGGTAAAAAGTCCGACGGTCCGAAGTGGGATTACATCCGTCAGTTGCTGACCAACCGTATGATGCTCGGCGTTTATCTGGGCCAGTACTGCATCAACGGCATCACTTACTTCTTCCTGACCTGGTTCCCTGTGTATCTGGTGCAAGAGCGTGGCATGACCATTCTCAAGGCCGGTTTCATCGCCTCGTTGCCGGCGATCTGCGGCTTTATCGGTGGTGTGCTCGGCGGGGTGATTTCCGATTACCTGCTGCGTAAGGGCCACTCGCTGACCTTCGCCCGCAAAGCGCCGATCATCGCCGGCCTGCTGGTGTCCAGCAGCATCGTGGCTTGCAACTATGTTGATGTTGAGTGGATGGTCGTTGGCTTCATGGCCCTGGCCTTCTTCGGCAAAGGCGTTGGCGCGCTGGGCTGGGCGGTGGTCTCCGACACTTCGCCAAAACAGATCGCCGGTCTGAGCGGTGGCTTGTTCAACACCTTCGGCAACATCGCGTCGATCACCACACCGATCGTGATTGGCTACATCATCAGCTCCACCGGTTCGTTCAAGTGGGCATTGGTGTTTGTGGGTGCCAACGCACTGGTCGCGGTGTTCAGCTATCTGGTCATCGTCGGCCCGATCAAGCGAGTTGTGTTGAAAGAGCCGCCAACCCAAGGTGGTAATGAAGCCACCGGCAAATTGTCTCAAGCGCATTCCTGA
- the gatB gene encoding Asp-tRNA(Asn)/Glu-tRNA(Gln) amidotransferase subunit GatB, translating into MQWEVVIGLEIHTQLTTRSKIFSGSSTTFGSEPNTQASLIDLGMPGVLPVLNQEAVRMAVMFGLAIDAEIGQHNVFARKNYFYPDLPKGYQISQMELPIVGKGHLDIALEDGTVKRVGITRAHLEEDAGKSLHEEFNGATGIDLNRAGTPLLEIVSEPDMRSAKEAVAYVKAIHALVRYLGICDGNMAEGSLRCDCNVSIRPKGQEAFGTRCEIKNVNSFRFIEKAINSEIQRQIELIEDGGKVIQQTRLYDPNKDETRPMRSKEEANDYRYFPDPDLLPVVIEESFLGEVRATLPELPPQKRERFQSQFGLSAYDANVLATSREQADYFEKVAAIGGDAKLAANWVMVELGSLLNKQGLDIDESPVSAELLGGMLQRIKDNTISGKIAKVVFEAMANGEGSADEIIEKRGLKQVTDSGAISAVLDEMLAANAEQVEQYRAADEAKRGKMFGFFVGQAMKASKGKANPQQVNELLKSKLEG; encoded by the coding sequence ATGCAATGGGAAGTCGTGATCGGGCTGGAGATTCACACTCAGCTCACTACCCGGTCGAAAATCTTTTCCGGTAGTTCCACCACCTTCGGTTCCGAGCCGAACACTCAAGCGAGCCTGATCGATCTGGGTATGCCCGGCGTTCTGCCGGTGCTGAACCAGGAAGCCGTGCGCATGGCCGTGATGTTCGGCCTGGCGATTGATGCCGAGATCGGTCAGCACAACGTGTTTGCCCGTAAAAACTACTTCTATCCGGACCTGCCGAAGGGCTACCAGATCAGCCAGATGGAATTGCCGATCGTCGGCAAGGGCCACCTGGACATCGCCCTTGAAGACGGCACGGTCAAACGCGTCGGCATCACCCGTGCGCACCTGGAAGAAGACGCCGGCAAGAGCCTGCACGAAGAATTCAACGGCGCCACCGGCATCGACCTGAACCGTGCTGGCACGCCGCTGCTGGAAATCGTCTCCGAACCGGACATGCGCAGCGCCAAGGAAGCCGTGGCTTACGTCAAGGCGATCCACGCACTGGTGCGTTACCTGGGCATCTGCGACGGCAACATGGCCGAAGGTTCGCTGCGTTGCGACTGCAACGTGTCGATCCGTCCGAAAGGCCAGGAAGCCTTCGGCACGCGTTGCGAGATCAAGAACGTCAACTCGTTCCGCTTCATCGAGAAGGCGATCAACTCCGAGATCCAGCGTCAGATCGAGCTGATCGAAGACGGCGGTAAAGTGATCCAGCAGACCCGTCTGTACGATCCGAACAAGGACGAAACCCGTCCGATGCGCTCCAAAGAGGAAGCAAACGACTACCGCTACTTCCCCGATCCGGATCTGCTGCCGGTGGTCATCGAAGAGTCGTTCCTCGGCGAGGTGCGCGCCACCCTGCCGGAACTGCCGCCGCAAAAACGCGAGCGCTTCCAGAGCCAGTTCGGTCTGTCGGCCTACGACGCCAACGTGCTGGCCACCAGCCGTGAGCAAGCGGATTACTTCGAGAAAGTCGCAGCCATTGGCGGCGACGCCAAACTGGCAGCGAACTGGGTGATGGTCGAGTTGGGCAGCCTGCTCAACAAGCAAGGCCTGGACATCGACGAATCGCCGGTTTCCGCTGAACTGCTGGGCGGCATGCTGCAGCGCATCAAGGACAACACCATCTCCGGCAAGATCGCCAAGGTTGTGTTCGAAGCGATGGCCAACGGTGAAGGCAGCGCGGACGAGATCATCGAAAAACGCGGCTTGAAGCAAGTCACCGACAGCGGCGCGATCTCGGCGGTGCTGGACGAAATGCTCGCGGCCAACGCCGAGCAGGTCGAGCAATATCGCGCGGCAGACGAGGCCAAACGCGGCAAGATGTTCGGCTTCTTCGTCGGTCAGGCCATGAAAGCCTCCAAAGGCAAGGCCAACCCGCAGCAAGTGAACGAACTGCTGAAAAGCAAGCTCGAAGGCTGA